One Thermus hydrothermalis genomic region harbors:
- a CDS encoding DUF5317 domain-containing protein has protein sequence MVEGGLAYGTYRGLFQPEWAGPLAKLVVLLLVGYGLYQNRHLKSLYLVLVGLLLNTAVIFANGGHMPVSAEALERVGLGDFVPVVQAKGDAVHALLDETTRLPFLGDVIPLPPLRKVVSPGDLFILLGIGGVVVEGALKSSRPRLTRREQALRVLLYLALVWLLLALRA, from the coding sequence TTGGTGGAGGGAGGGCTCGCCTACGGCACCTACCGGGGTCTTTTCCAACCGGAGTGGGCGGGGCCTTTGGCCAAGTTGGTGGTCCTCCTCTTGGTGGGCTACGGCCTCTACCAAAACCGCCATCTCAAAAGCCTTTACCTGGTCCTGGTGGGGCTCCTTCTTAATACCGCCGTCATTTTCGCCAACGGGGGGCACATGCCCGTGAGCGCCGAGGCCCTGGAACGGGTAGGCCTCGGGGACTTCGTGCCCGTTGTCCAGGCCAAGGGCGATGCCGTGCACGCCCTGTTAGACGAGACCACCCGCCTCCCCTTCCTGGGGGACGTGATTCCTCTACCCCCTTTGCGCAAGGTGGTGAGCCCGGGGGACCTCTTCATCCTGTTGGGCATCGGGGGGGTGGTGGTGGAAGGGGCCCTAAAGTCTAGCCGCCCGCGCCTCACCCGCCGGGAGCAAGCATTGCGGGTTCTCCTGTATCTGGCCCTTGTTTGGCTTCTCTTGGCCCTGCGGGCCTAA